A section of the Triticum dicoccoides isolate Atlit2015 ecotype Zavitan chromosome 7A, WEW_v2.0, whole genome shotgun sequence genome encodes:
- the LOC119329438 gene encoding probable phospholipid-transporting ATPase 4 produces MARARKRDRLRWSKLYTFSCFGHPHTDEAAGPAAVSGSPVGGPGFSRIVHCNNSILHRRKPLKYPTNYISTTKYNVLTFLPKAIFEQFRRVANLYFLLTAILSLTPVCPFSPVSMIAPLAFVVGLSMIKEALEDWRRFMQDMKVNSRKVSVHKGEGEFEFRHWEDLCVGDVVRVEKDQFFPADLLLLSSSYEDGICYVETMNLDGETNLKLKRSLEVTLPLEEDETFKDFRGIIRCEDPNASLYTFIGNLEYERQVYALDPSQILLRDSKLRNTAFIYAVVVFTGHDSKVMQNSTESPSKRSRIEKKMDLIIYILFTVLVLISLISSIGFAVRIKLDLPRWWYLQPQNSNKLDDPTRPALSGIFHLITALILYGYLIPISLYVSIEVVKVAQAHFINQDIHMFDEETGNTAQARTSNLNEELGQVHTILSDKTGTLTCNQMDFLKCSIAGVSYGVRASEVERAAAKQMASGAADHDNPVEDVWESNEDEIQLVEGVTFSVGKTQKSSIKGFSFEDDRLMQGHWTNEPNSSTILLFFRILAICHTAIPEVNEATGALTYEAESPDEGAFLVAAREFGFEFFKRTQASVFLKEKYTSSNGTTEREFKILNLLEFNSKRKRMTVIMRDEDNRIVLLCKGADTIIFDRLAKNGRLYEPDTTKHLNEYGEAGLRTLALSYRMLEESEYESWNAEFLKAKTSIGPDRELQLERVADLIEKELILVGATAVEDKLQTGVPQCIDRLAQAGLKIWVLTGDKMETAINIGYACSLLRQGMKQISLSTTAGDQVAQDAQKAAKESLMLQIANASQMVKLEKDPDAAFALVIDGKALTFALEDDMKHMFLNLAVECASVICCRVSPRQKALVTRLVKEGLGKTTLAVGDGANDVGMIQEADIGVGISGVEGMQAVMASDFSISQFRFLERLLVVHGHWCYKRIAQMICYFFYKNITFGLTIFYFEAFAGFSGQSVYDDWFMLLFNVVLTSLPVISLGVFEQDVSAEICLQFPALYQQGPNNLFFDWYRILGWMANGLYSSLAIFFLNICIFYDQAIRSGGQTADMASVGTTMFSCIIWAVNIQIALTMSHFTWIQHLFVWGSIGTWYVFIITYGMALKSRDNFQIMTEVLGPAPIYWAATLLVTAACNIPYLIHISYQRSCNPLDHHVIQEIKYLRKDVEDETMWKRERSKARQRTKIGFTARVDAKIKQLKGRLHKKSPSLTIHTVA; encoded by the exons ATGGCCCGTGCGCGGAAGCGCGACCGTCTGCGATGGAGCAAGCTCTACACCTTCTCCTGCTTCGGCCACCCACACACTGACGAGGCCGCCGGCCCCGCCGCCGTCAGCGGCAGCCCCGTCGGCGGCCCGGGCTTCTCGCGCATCGTGCACTGCAACAACTCCATCCTCCACCGCCGGAAGCCGCTCAAGTACCCCACCAACTACATCTCCACCACCAAGTACAACGTCCTCACCTTCCTCCCCAAGGCCATCTTCGAGCAGTTCCGCCGCGTCGCCAACCTCTACTTCCTCCTCACCGCCATCCTCTCGCTCACCCCGGTCTGCCCCTTCTCCCCCGTCAGCATGATCGCCCCCTTGGCCTTTGTGGTAGGGCTCAGTATGATCAAGGAGGCCCTGGAGGACTGGCGAAGGTTCATGCAGGACATGAAGGTGAACAGCCGCAAGGTCAGCGTGCACAAGGGTGAAGGTGAATTTGAGTTCCGACATTGGGAGGACCTTTGTGTTGGTGATGTGGTCAGGGTTGAGAAGGACCAGTTCTTCCCTGCTGATTTGTTGCTCTTGTCGTCGAGCTATGAGGATGGCATTTGCTACGTTGAGACAATGAACCTGGATGGCGAGACAAACCTGAAGCTCAAGAGGTCGCTGGAGGTTACGCTGCCATTGGAAGAGGATGAGACGTTTAAGGATTTCCGGGGAATCATAAGGTGTGAGGACCCAAACGCAAGCTTGTACACATTCATTGGTAACTTGGAATACGAGAGGCAGGTGTATGCCCTCGATCCGTCACAGATACTTCTCAGGGACTCAAAGCTGAGGAACACAGCCTTTATCTATGCAGTGGTCGTTTTTACAGGGCATGACAGTAAGGTGATGCAGAATTCAACCGAGTCGCCATCAAAGAGGAGCAGGATTGAGAAGAAGATGGATTTGATCATATACATTTTGTTCACTGTTCTGGTTTTAATATCGCTCATCAGTTCGATTGGTTTTGCTGTGAGGATCAAGCTTGATCTGCCCAGGTGGTGGTACTTGCAGCCTCAGAACTCCAACAAATTGGACGATCCAACACGCCCTGCTCTTTCTGGGATTTTCCATCTCATTACAGCACTCATTCTCTACGGGTATTTGATTCCGATCTCGCTCTATGTCTCAATTGAAGTTGTGAAGGTGGCACAGGCACATTTCATTAATCAGGACATTCATATGTTTGATGAGGAGACTGGCAATACTGCTCAGGCCCGAACTTCAAACTTGAATGAGGAGCTTGGCCAAGTTCATACGATTTTGTCAGATAAAACCGGCACTTTGACCTGTAATCAGATGGATTTCTTGAAGTGTTCAATTGCTGGGGTTTCTTATGGTGTGCGTGCGAGTGAAGTTGAAAGGGCTGCTGCAAAGCAGATGGCATCAGGCGCTGCTGACCATGATAATCCTGTGGAAGATGTATGGGAGAGTAATGAGGATGAAATCCAGTTAGTGGAAGGAGTTACCTTCAGCGTGGGAAAGACCCAAAAATCCTCGATAAAAGGCTTTAGTTTTGAGGATGACCGTCTTATGCAAGGGCACTGGACAAATGAACCAAATTCCTCCACGATTCTTCTGTTCTTCCGGATACTTGCTATTTGTCACACTGCAATCCCCGAGGTGAATGAGGCAACAGGTGCTCTTACTTATGAAGCAGAATCACCTGACGAGGGGGCTTTTCTTGTGGCAGCCAGAGAATTTGGATTTGAATTTTTCAAGAGAACACAAGCGAGTGTCTTCCTCAAAGAGAAATACACTTCCTCTAATGGCACAACTGAGAG GGAGTTCAAGATTCTCAATTTATTGGAGTTCAACAGCAAAAGAAAGCGAATGACGGTAATTATGAGGGATGAAGATAACCGTATTGTTCTTCTTTGCAAAGGAGCAGATAC CATTATATTTGATAGACTAGCAAAAAATGGAAGGTTGTATGAGCCAGATACAACCAAGCATCTCAATGAATATGGTGAGGCAGGCTTGCGGACGTTAGCGCTATCATACAGAATGCTTGAGGAATCAGAATATGAATCTTGGAATGCTGAGTTTCTTAAAGCGAAGACATCCATTGGACCTGATAGGGAATTGCAACTTGAGCGAGTCGCAGATTTGATTGAGAAGGAGCTGATCCTTGTTGGTGCAACAGCGGTTGAGGACAAACTACAAACAGGG GTTCCTCAGTGCATTGATCGCTTGGCACAAGCAGGTCTCAAAATCTGGGTTCTGACGGGCGATAAGATGGAAACTGCAATCAACATAGG ATACGCATGCAGTTTACTTAGGCAAGGAATGAAACAGATATCCTTGTCCACAACCGCTGGTGACCAAGTAGCCCAGGATGCACAAAAG GCTGCGAAAGAGAGTCTTATGTTGCAAATCGCCAATGCTTCACAAATGGTAAAGCTAGAGAAGGATCCTGACGCAGCATTTGCTCTTGTTATTGATGGAAAAGCTCTTACATTTGCTTTGGAAGATGACATGAAGCATATGTTCTTGAATCTAGCAGTAGAGTGTGCTTCTGTCATATGTTGCCGTGTGTCTCCAAGACAGAAAGCACTG GTGACCCGACTGGTCAAAGAAGGCCTTGGAAAAACCACTTTAGCAGTAGGTGACGGTGCAAATGATGTGGGCATGATTCAAGAAGCTGATATTGGTGTTGGTATTAGTGGGGTCGAAGGCATGCAG GCTGTGATGGCGAGTGACTTTTCTATTTCCCAATTTCGGTTCCTTGAGCGACTTCTTGTTGTACATGGCCATTGGTGCTACAAGAGAATTGCCCAAATG ATCTGCTACTTCTTTTACAAGAATATTACCTTTGGACTTACAATATTTTACTTCGAGGCATTCGCTGGATTTTCTGGGCAATCAGTCTATGATGATTGGTTTATGCTGCTTTTCAACGTTGTTCTTACCTCTCTacctgttatatcacttggagtatTTGAGCAAGATGTTTCTGCTGAAATCTGCTTGCAG TTCCCAGCGCTATATCAGCAAGGACCAAATAACCTTTTCTTTGACTGGTACCGGATTTTAGGATGGATGGCAAATGGCCTCTACTCATCTCTGGCGATATTCTTTCTCAACATCTGTATATTCTATGATCAAGCAATCCGCTCTGGTGGACAGACTGCCGACATGGCTTCAGTGGGAACCACCATGTTCTCCTGCATCATCTGGGCTGTCAATATACAGATTGCTCTGACAATGAGCCATTTCACGTGGATTCAACATCTGTTTGTGTGGGGCAGCATAGGGACTTGGTATGTCTTCATTATCACATACGGGATGGCTTTGAAGTCCAGAGACAACTTCCAGATTATGACAGAAGTTCTCGGGCCTGCTCCCATTTACTGGGCAGCGACCCTTCTGGTGACTGCTGCTTGCAACATCCCCTACCTGATTCACATATCCTACCAGAGATCATGCAATCCACTTGATCACCATGTGATTCAGGAGATCAAGTACCTACGGAAAGACGTCGAAGACGAAACAATGTGGAAGAGGGAACGGTCTAAGGCGAGACAGAGGACCAAGATTGGTTTCACCGCAAGGGTAGACGCAAAGATTAAGCAGCTCAAGGGGAGGTTGCATAAGAAAAGCCCGTCATTAACCATCCATACTGTAGCGTAG
- the LOC119329624 gene encoding uncharacterized protein LOC119329624, with amino-acid sequence MTMDSKVMGYRVDWLKKFMFPVHFMDCWSLYILDTDKKIVMVLDPMETNLSDEMKIKHGPLARKFQQKLCTLFSDMFGAGLVETTGWSFVYPLVAQHEPCSREDSGVYVAHYVLEFTGLYLRSTITQGQIEHLRKKIAYEIVIMKGN; translated from the exons ATGACGATGGACTCTAAAGTCATGGGCTATAGAGTTGATTGGCTAAAGAAG TTCATGTTCCCGGTGCATTTCATGGATTGCTGGTCATTATATATCTTGGATACCGATAAGAAGATTGTGATGGTGCTTGACCCAATGGAGACAAATCTGTCGGATGAGATGAAAATCAAGCATGGGCCTCTAGCAAGGAAGTTTCAGCAGAAGTTATGCACCCTATTCAGTGACATGTTCGGAGCCGGTTTGGTTGAGACCACTGGATGGTCGTTTGTGTACCCTTTGGTGGCGCAGCACGAGCCATGCAGTAG GGAAGACAGTGGCGTATATGTTGCTCACTACGTCCTGGAGTTCACCGGTCTATACCTTAGATCAACTATAACCCAG GGTCAGATCGAGCACCTGCGCAAGAAGATTGCATACGAGATAGTGATCATGAAGGGAAACTAG